A region of Nostoc sp. 'Peltigera membranacea cyanobiont' N6 DNA encodes the following proteins:
- the nblS gene encoding two-component system sensor histidine kinase NblS yields the protein MLSLFKTIRDAIASWWSEFTLQTKLLAVATLVVSLVMSGLTFWAVNTIQQDARMNDTRFGRDLGLLLAANVAPLIADNNLTEVSQFSQRFYSSTSSVRYMLYADETGEIFFGIPFWDAEVENSLTIKRRIQLPEDYPGDGEKPMVRQHMTPDGVVTDVFIPLIVNKKYLGVLAIGINPNQTAIISTNFTRDVTIAVFITIWVMVILAGVINALTITKPIKELLVGVKQITTGNFKQRIDLPLGGELGELILSFNEMAERLERYEEQNIEELTAEKAKLETLVSTIADGAVLIDNNMQVILVNPTARRIFGWETIDVVGCNVLHHLPTDVQMEISGPLYEMAAGECESAEFRIFINQPTPRTIRILLTTVLNVQRESIKGIAITVQDISREVELNDAKSQFISNVSHELRTPLFNIKTYIETLHDYGEDLALQERQEFLQTVNHETDRLTRLVNDVLDLSKLESGRQYNFDGVDLAQAIEQTLRTYQLNAKEKGVELVQELAPNLPLVMGNYDLLVQVFGNLIGNALKFTKAGGKVAIRAYQLDFKPNHTQSSPVRIEISDTGIGIATEDQHSIFERFFRVENRVHTLEGTGLGLSIVRNIIDRHRSKVHLVSEVGIGTTFWFDLTTFEEKAPPIQVEAIAEVSKITTG from the coding sequence ATGCTAAGTCTGTTCAAAACAATTCGAGATGCGATCGCTAGTTGGTGGTCGGAGTTCACACTCCAGACTAAACTGCTGGCTGTGGCCACATTGGTGGTTTCTTTGGTGATGAGTGGTCTGACCTTCTGGGCTGTGAATACAATTCAGCAGGACGCGCGGATGAATGACACCCGCTTCGGTCGTGATTTGGGGCTGCTACTTGCTGCCAATGTTGCTCCCCTCATAGCTGACAACAATTTGACTGAGGTTTCCCAATTTTCTCAACGCTTCTATAGCAGCACCTCTAGTGTGCGTTACATGCTCTACGCTGATGAAACTGGGGAAATCTTTTTTGGCATACCTTTTTGGGATGCAGAGGTAGAAAACTCTCTTACCATTAAACGGCGAATCCAACTGCCAGAAGATTACCCAGGGGATGGGGAAAAGCCGATGGTGCGGCAACACATGACCCCAGACGGCGTTGTTACCGATGTGTTTATTCCTCTAATCGTTAATAAAAAATATTTAGGTGTATTAGCGATCGGCATCAATCCCAATCAGACTGCGATCATTTCCACCAATTTTACCCGCGATGTCACCATTGCCGTTTTTATCACCATTTGGGTAATGGTGATTTTGGCAGGAGTGATTAACGCCTTGACCATCACTAAGCCAATCAAAGAACTACTGGTAGGGGTAAAGCAAATTACTACCGGGAATTTCAAGCAGCGCATTGATTTACCTTTAGGGGGCGAACTGGGGGAGTTAATTTTAAGCTTTAATGAGATGGCAGAGCGATTAGAGCGCTATGAAGAACAGAATATTGAGGAATTGACCGCAGAAAAAGCCAAGCTAGAAACCCTAGTTTCCACGATCGCAGATGGTGCAGTATTGATTGATAACAACATGCAGGTGATATTAGTCAACCCCACAGCGCGGCGAATTTTTGGCTGGGAAACTATTGATGTGGTAGGCTGCAATGTGTTGCATCACTTACCGACAGATGTACAAATGGAAATCTCTGGCCCTTTGTACGAAATGGCAGCAGGGGAATGCGAAAGTGCTGAATTCCGAATTTTTATTAACCAACCCACCCCACGGACGATCCGTATTCTCTTAACTACAGTACTCAACGTGCAAAGAGAAAGCATCAAAGGCATTGCGATTACTGTCCAAGATATAAGCCGTGAGGTGGAATTAAACGATGCAAAAAGCCAATTTATCAGTAATGTTTCTCACGAACTGAGAACGCCATTATTTAACATCAAAACTTATATTGAAACCCTGCACGACTACGGTGAAGACTTAGCTTTACAAGAACGGCAAGAGTTTCTGCAAACAGTAAACCATGAAACCGATCGCCTAACTCGCCTAGTTAACGATGTTTTAGATTTGTCAAAACTCGAATCTGGTCGTCAGTACAACTTCGATGGGGTAGATTTAGCCCAAGCGATCGAGCAAACCCTGCGTACTTACCAACTCAATGCTAAAGAGAAAGGTGTTGAACTTGTTCAAGAACTTGCTCCTAATTTGCCCCTGGTAATGGGTAATTACGATCTGTTAGTACAAGTGTTTGGCAACCTAATTGGTAATGCTCTCAAGTTCACAAAAGCCGGTGGTAAAGTAGCAATCCGCGCCTACCAACTAGATTTTAAGCCCAATCACACCCAATCTTCTCCAGTGCGGATTGAAATCTCCGATACTGGAATAGGCATAGCCACAGAAGATCAACACTCAATTTTTGAACGCTTCTTTCGCGTAGAAAACCGAGTTCACACCCTAGAAGGCACGGGTTTAGGATTATCGATTGTCAGAAATATCATCGACAGACATCGTAGTAAAGTCCATCTCGTGAGTGAAGTCGGCATTGGGACAACTTTTTGGTTTGATTTAACCACCTTTGAGGAAAAAGCCCCACCGATACAAGTTGAAGCTATTGCAGAAGTATCCAAAATCACCACAGGTTGA
- a CDS encoding Npun_R2821/Npun_R2822 family protein, with product MDSFGIYTLANDVVFDQLVALLNSIEVNISADIPICIIPYNEQLDLVRQEVNARKNVILFDNWDVIQRWEEFAHQVWAAQSSKKETKLSRSSWYKSHLQRKFVGFEGIFDKFVFYDSDSLAMKPLNNLIDKLETYDFIFDDWEHIKDEAVAALNIPLIEQTGLYTEADIRSKLHCSSFFGSKRGLFTVKEIQTMKERLITHREVEWINGWWDDAFLFNYMTLRCDRPLFNFTLSPNGEDRTGNCANADPFVNINNVLYNQDGLKPIHRIHYMSYSSHDFAQLCQGQDVNICYANEFLHYRFLKQPEQRPKELKPLSIIAKTNKLFNKTINKIQRAIR from the coding sequence ATGGATTCTTTCGGTATTTACACCCTTGCTAATGATGTGGTGTTTGACCAATTAGTAGCTTTACTAAACAGCATTGAGGTGAATATTAGCGCAGATATCCCTATTTGTATTATTCCATACAATGAACAACTAGACTTAGTTAGGCAAGAAGTTAATGCTCGAAAGAATGTAATCCTATTTGATAATTGGGATGTAATTCAACGCTGGGAAGAATTTGCTCATCAGGTCTGGGCTGCTCAGTCTAGTAAAAAAGAGACAAAATTATCGCGTTCTAGTTGGTACAAAAGTCATTTACAAAGAAAGTTTGTTGGCTTTGAAGGGATTTTTGATAAATTCGTATTTTACGATAGTGATAGTTTGGCAATGAAGCCACTCAATAATCTAATTGACAAGCTAGAAACATACGATTTTATTTTTGATGATTGGGAACATATTAAGGATGAAGCTGTTGCAGCGTTAAATATTCCACTTATAGAACAAACTGGACTATATACAGAAGCAGATATCCGTTCTAAGCTACATTGCTCTAGCTTTTTTGGCTCTAAACGAGGGCTATTTACTGTTAAAGAAATTCAAACAATGAAAGAGCGATTAATTACCCATAGGGAAGTTGAATGGATCAATGGATGGTGGGATGATGCTTTTTTGTTTAACTATATGACTTTGCGCTGCGATCGCCCACTTTTTAACTTTACACTTAGCCCCAATGGTGAAGATAGAACAGGTAACTGTGCCAATGCAGATCCTTTCGTCAATATTAATAATGTTCTTTACAATCAAGATGGCTTAAAACCCATTCATCGCATCCATTATATGAGCTATTCTTCTCATGATTTTGCCCAGTTATGTCAAGGACAAGATGTTAATATTTGTTATGCCAATGAGTTTTTACATTATCGCTTTCTCAAACAGCCAGAACAAAGACCAAAAGAGTTAAAACCACTTAGTATAATTGCAAAGACTAATAAACTTTTCAACAAAACAATAAATAAGATTCAAAGAGCTATCCGCTAA
- a CDS encoding SDR family NAD(P)-dependent oxidoreductase, which yields MTEKLAGKVVIITGASSGIGEATAIALASVGATVVLAARRGDRLQALTKRIEASGGKALPIVTDVTDENQVNNLVAKANAELGRVDILVNNAGIALLGTIEAGNSSDWRRSFDLNVLGLLYATHAVLPLLKAQKSGHIVNISSVAGRTARAGVGVYNATKWGVNALSEALRQEVHKDNIRVTIIEPGLVDTEIDNQITDPVAKQRIEERRKAITPLHSEDIAAAIVYAVTQPSRVNVNEILIRPTGQEH from the coding sequence ATGACAGAGAAATTAGCAGGAAAAGTAGTAATTATCACTGGGGCATCATCGGGAATTGGAGAAGCAACTGCGATCGCTTTGGCTTCAGTTGGAGCAACAGTAGTATTAGCTGCTAGGCGTGGCGATCGCCTCCAGGCTTTGACAAAACGCATTGAAGCTAGTGGTGGCAAGGCGTTGCCCATTGTCACCGATGTGACTGATGAAAACCAGGTAAATAACTTGGTGGCCAAGGCAAATGCAGAATTGGGAAGGGTTGATATCCTTGTGAATAATGCAGGGATTGCCTTACTTGGAACCATTGAAGCGGGAAATAGCTCAGACTGGCGGCGATCGTTTGACCTCAATGTACTAGGACTGTTATATGCTACTCATGCTGTTTTGCCTTTGTTGAAGGCGCAAAAATCGGGGCATATAGTCAATATTTCCTCGGTGGCTGGCCGGACAGCGCGGGCGGGGGTTGGTGTTTATAATGCTACCAAATGGGGTGTTAATGCCCTCTCCGAAGCATTGCGCCAAGAAGTTCACAAAGATAATATCCGCGTCACCATTATCGAACCAGGTTTGGTGGATACGGAAATTGACAACCAAATTACCGATCCCGTTGCCAAACAACGCATTGAAGAACGGCGCAAGGCAATTACACCTCTGCATAGCGAAGACATTGCCGCTGCGATCGTTTATGCCGTCACGCAGCCATCGCGCGTTAATGTCAACGAAATCCTCATCAGGCCAACTGGACAAGAACATTAG
- a CDS encoding NAD-dependent epimerase/dehydratase family protein yields MAKIIVTGAAGFVGSQLVEILLQQGEEVIGIDEFNDYYDPMLKRKNVAHLHSSPGFTLIEADIQFLDWQELLKDVDVVYHQAAQAGVRASWGKAFRGYTERNINATQVLLEAAKDAKHLKRLVFASSSSVYGDAETLPTHEGICPQPVSPYGITKLAAETLCTLYHKNFGVPSVSLRYFTVYGPKQRPDMAFHKFFKSILQDEAIPIYGDGQQTREFTFVGDVIAANLAAANVPEAVGEILNIGGGSRVVLAEVLDTIEEIVGKPIKRNHIEKAMGDARHTAADVSKAQKILGYQPKVSLREGLTKEWQWIKSLY; encoded by the coding sequence ATGGCTAAAATTATCGTTACTGGAGCTGCCGGCTTTGTTGGTTCTCAACTGGTAGAGATATTGCTACAACAAGGGGAAGAAGTGATCGGCATTGATGAATTCAATGATTACTACGATCCGATGTTAAAGCGTAAGAATGTTGCACATTTACATTCCTCACCTGGCTTTACATTAATCGAAGCAGATATTCAGTTTTTAGATTGGCAGGAACTCTTAAAAGATGTTGATGTAGTTTACCATCAAGCAGCACAAGCAGGTGTCAGAGCGAGTTGGGGTAAAGCTTTTCGAGGTTATACAGAAAGAAATATTAACGCTACACAAGTTTTGCTAGAAGCAGCTAAAGATGCTAAACACCTGAAAAGATTAGTATTTGCTTCTTCGTCAAGCGTATATGGTGATGCAGAAACATTACCCACTCATGAGGGAATTTGCCCTCAACCTGTTTCTCCTTACGGTATTACTAAGCTAGCGGCTGAAACTTTGTGCACACTATATCATAAAAACTTTGGTGTGCCATCTGTATCATTGCGATATTTCACAGTTTATGGCCCTAAACAGCGTCCAGATATGGCATTTCATAAATTCTTTAAATCGATTTTGCAGGATGAGGCGATTCCTATTTACGGCGATGGACAGCAAACGCGGGAGTTTACGTTTGTTGGTGATGTCATCGCTGCCAATTTAGCTGCCGCCAATGTACCCGAAGCAGTGGGAGAAATCTTGAATATCGGTGGTGGTAGCAGGGTGGTTTTAGCAGAAGTCTTAGATACGATTGAAGAAATCGTTGGGAAACCAATCAAAAGAAACCACATAGAAAAAGCGATGGGAGATGCCCGTCACACTGCTGCTGATGTATCTAAAGCGCAAAAAATTCTCGGATATCAACCAAAAGTTTCTCTGCGAGAAGGTTTGACAAAAGAATGGCAGTGGATTAAGTCGTTGTATTAA
- a CDS encoding MFS transporter: MGQLQAQPLVLSDSQKNWVLLGVGLGVFMSTLDVGIINVALPTLVQAFDTSFPTTQWAVLSYQLVSSGLVLGATRLGDMWGKKSLYQGGLVLFTLSSLLCAFAPSIEWLIAFRALQGLGAVFISGLGLAIITEVFPSSERGRAVGVIGSVVSLGIAFGPSAGGLLLSWSGWRSIFSINVPLGIVASFLVVRVVPPSVRIEGKQKFDFFGAILALLTLGSFGLGMTLGQSQGFGSTNALILLAIAGVSFTIFLVVEAIVEQPLLELQLFRNLQLSMGLLSGWLAFIVIGGSLLIVPFFLEGVKHYPTVKVGLLLAVSPVLSGLIAPLAGTLSDRFGARLISPIGLGLMIGGCLGISTFDAQITELGYVSRYFIYGIGLGLFQSPNNSTVMGAVPRERLGIASGLLSLSRTSGNTVGVSLIGAVFGALIASMSAGADVSVAPPDAIVAGFQGTFRFAALILCGAAVASVLRIGGRKRDKGI, from the coding sequence TTGGGACAATTGCAAGCACAACCTCTGGTTTTGTCAGACTCTCAAAAAAATTGGGTTTTACTCGGTGTTGGACTTGGGGTGTTCATGTCTACCCTTGATGTGGGCATCATCAATGTTGCTTTACCCACATTGGTACAAGCCTTTGATACCAGTTTTCCTACAACCCAATGGGCGGTATTGAGTTACCAGTTGGTCAGTTCTGGTTTAGTTTTGGGGGCAACGCGCTTGGGAGATATGTGGGGCAAAAAGTCCTTATATCAGGGGGGACTTGTTCTGTTTACCTTAAGTTCGCTGTTGTGTGCTTTTGCACCTAGTATTGAGTGGTTGATTGCCTTTCGCGCCCTTCAAGGACTGGGGGCGGTGTTCATTTCTGGGCTTGGTTTGGCAATTATCACAGAAGTTTTTCCATCTTCCGAACGCGGTCGGGCTGTTGGCGTTATCGGTAGTGTTGTGTCACTGGGAATTGCTTTTGGCCCTTCCGCAGGCGGACTACTCTTAAGCTGGTCAGGCTGGCGTAGTATATTCTCGATCAATGTACCGTTGGGGATCGTAGCTAGTTTTTTGGTAGTTAGGGTGGTGCCACCTTCTGTACGGATTGAGGGTAAACAAAAATTTGACTTTTTTGGAGCCATATTAGCTTTATTAACTCTGGGTAGTTTTGGTCTGGGTATGACACTAGGGCAAAGTCAGGGCTTTGGCAGTACTAATGCACTGATATTATTAGCGATCGCTGGCGTAAGTTTCACAATTTTTTTGGTAGTTGAAGCGATCGTAGAACAGCCGCTACTAGAGCTACAACTGTTTCGCAATCTTCAGTTGAGTATGGGTTTGCTTAGTGGCTGGCTAGCATTCATTGTTATTGGCGGTTCGCTACTCATCGTCCCTTTCTTTCTAGAGGGCGTTAAGCATTATCCGACGGTAAAAGTGGGGCTGCTACTAGCTGTGTCACCCGTACTTAGCGGGTTAATTGCCCCACTAGCTGGAACACTTTCAGACCGCTTTGGCGCTCGACTAATCAGCCCAATTGGGCTGGGGTTAATGATAGGTGGCTGTCTGGGGATTAGCACCTTTGATGCTCAAATTACTGAGCTTGGCTATGTGTCGCGCTATTTTATTTATGGCATTGGACTAGGTTTATTCCAATCGCCCAACAATAGCACTGTCATGGGAGCAGTACCAAGGGAGCGGCTAGGGATTGCTTCTGGACTACTTTCTTTGTCACGAACATCAGGGAACACAGTAGGAGTTTCTTTAATCGGGGCAGTATTTGGGGCATTAATCGCTAGCATGTCTGCGGGTGCGGATGTCTCTGTTGCCCCTCCTGATGCGATCGTTGCGGGGTTCCAAGGAACTTTTCGTTTCGCAGCCCTAATCCTTTGTGGGGCAGCAGTTGCATCCGTTTTGAGGATCGGTGGGAGGAAGAGGGACAAGGGGATTTGA
- a CDS encoding AAA family ATPase — translation MIADYGSTLQNIFQAIAPNSNESDVEQKVVVPLLHILGYSNTDWQSQVVILQSKLDFLVGQPDSALIKPAYLIIEVKAPSKNIAHSVWQINNYMRHTGSVIGLLTNGYDFRILYNYDKKITTIVEYSQSTLIQKYRSFYKILSKKTYLNFTSTLYKNQQNIRLQFLNLISKEVQQEDMLGLFNKAKTSPIPTQQPSEEKILVSETKEESKSMIITVFNNKGGVGKTTTTINLAAALNKLGKRVLLIDIDAQANLTMGLGIDPLDDIEQKGKKDITHLLTEPRTKLEDTITTTNWGDVQLDLVPSHIRLSRMETTLNQTVDSDRLLAKKLKKHDYDFVLIDPPPSFGKVNSISLMASSAILIPTQLSAYAIRALEYVLDRTNEIEQLKDEPLPILGIAVSMYDQKSSNYNKSMVVRLFEILEKSGGSNKVELFPESTWIPRLNIVSICQDKGYPLYQGEFDNTLASQEKEAAQKVLERYTNLAQHLIKITTGDSKNNG, via the coding sequence ATGATTGCTGACTATGGCTCGACCCTGCAAAACATTTTTCAAGCGATCGCTCCAAATAGTAACGAATCCGATGTAGAGCAAAAGGTAGTAGTTCCCCTTTTGCACATCCTTGGTTATAGCAATACTGATTGGCAGTCTCAAGTAGTAATTCTACAATCTAAGCTTGATTTCCTAGTGGGTCAACCAGATTCCGCTTTAATAAAACCAGCCTATTTAATTATTGAAGTTAAAGCACCCAGTAAAAACATTGCCCACAGCGTTTGGCAAATTAATAATTACATGCGCCATACTGGGTCTGTTATCGGTCTCTTAACCAATGGCTATGACTTTCGTATACTTTATAACTATGATAAAAAAATTACAACTATTGTAGAATATTCCCAATCCACACTTATTCAAAAATATAGGTCATTTTACAAAATTTTATCCAAAAAAACTTATTTAAACTTTACTTCTACTTTGTATAAAAATCAACAAAATATTCGATTACAATTTTTAAATTTAATCTCAAAAGAGGTGCAACAAGAAGATATGTTGGGTTTATTTAACAAAGCTAAGACCTCTCCCATTCCAACACAGCAACCCAGTGAAGAAAAAATTCTAGTTTCTGAAACTAAGGAGGAAAGTAAATCAATGATTATTACTGTATTTAATAACAAAGGAGGTGTAGGTAAAACTACAACAACTATCAACCTTGCTGCTGCTCTCAACAAGCTAGGTAAACGAGTACTGCTGATTGATATTGACGCTCAAGCTAATCTGACAATGGGATTAGGAATAGATCCTCTTGATGATATTGAACAGAAAGGGAAGAAAGATATTACCCATCTACTTACTGAACCAAGAACTAAATTAGAGGACACAATCACTACAACTAATTGGGGAGATGTTCAATTGGACTTGGTTCCATCACATATACGCCTCAGTCGAATGGAAACTACGCTTAATCAAACAGTAGATAGCGATCGTCTACTTGCAAAAAAGCTGAAAAAGCATGATTACGATTTTGTACTTATTGATCCGCCTCCCTCATTCGGTAAAGTTAACAGCATATCATTAATGGCATCATCAGCTATTCTTATTCCTACTCAGTTATCAGCCTACGCAATTAGAGCTTTAGAATATGTACTAGATCGAACAAATGAAATAGAGCAATTAAAAGATGAACCTCTACCAATTTTGGGAATAGCCGTTAGTATGTACGACCAAAAATCATCTAACTACAATAAGTCTATGGTTGTCAGACTTTTCGAGATTCTTGAGAAGAGTGGCGGGAGTAACAAAGTGGAACTTTTTCCTGAAAGCACTTGGATTCCACGTTTAAATATAGTTTCTATTTGCCAAGATAAAGGATATCCACTATACCAAGGCGAATTTGACAACACACTTGCTTCTCAAGAAAAAGAGGCTGCACAAAAAGTTCTAGAACGCTACACCAATCTAGCTCAACATTTAATTAAAATTACTACTGGAGATTCAAAAAATAATGGATAG
- the purD gene encoding phosphoribosylamine--glycine ligase, with translation MKVLVVGNGGREHALAWKLLQSKQIEQVVCVPGNGGTASIERCQNLTLAVDDFEGMSQYALENGITLVIVGPEVPLAKGITDYLQDKGLMVFGPVRAGAQIEASKAWAKTLMQEAGIPTAQAAVFTEAAAAKSYVRAKGAPIVIKADGLAAGKGVTVAETFAQAESAVDAIFQGQFGSAGEFVVIEECLIGQEVSVLALTDGLTIRPLLPAQDHKRIGDGDTGENTGGMGAYSPAPIATPELMARIQTEVLERAIATLRAKGIDYRGVLYAGLMIAPNGDLKVLEFNCRFGDPETQVILPLLETPLEELILACVQQRLSELPPIAWKGGASATVVAASGGYPGVYEKGQVITGIDNAEATGATVFHAGTKLNQQQEIVTDGGRVLNVTGIGENFEQAIAQAYAAIKYIQFDGIYYRKDIGHRVKS, from the coding sequence GTGAAAGTTTTAGTCGTAGGTAATGGAGGGCGCGAACACGCTCTAGCATGGAAACTGTTGCAATCTAAGCAAATCGAGCAAGTTGTCTGCGTACCGGGGAATGGAGGTACAGCAAGTATAGAACGTTGCCAGAACTTGACTCTAGCAGTAGATGATTTTGAAGGCATGAGCCAATATGCTCTGGAAAATGGTATCACTCTGGTGATAGTTGGGCCAGAAGTACCTTTGGCAAAGGGAATCACCGATTACCTCCAAGACAAAGGATTGATGGTATTTGGGCCAGTCAGAGCGGGAGCGCAAATTGAAGCGAGTAAAGCTTGGGCAAAAACTCTGATGCAAGAAGCAGGAATTCCGACGGCGCAGGCTGCGGTATTTACGGAGGCAGCAGCAGCAAAATCTTATGTAAGAGCTAAGGGAGCGCCAATTGTCATTAAAGCTGATGGCTTGGCGGCTGGTAAGGGTGTAACGGTGGCCGAAACATTTGCACAGGCAGAAAGTGCCGTGGATGCAATTTTTCAGGGGCAATTTGGCAGTGCTGGCGAATTTGTTGTTATTGAAGAATGTTTAATTGGGCAAGAGGTATCAGTTTTAGCGTTAACTGATGGGTTAACAATTCGACCCTTGCTGCCCGCTCAAGACCATAAGCGGATTGGTGATGGCGATACGGGCGAAAATACTGGTGGGATGGGAGCATACAGCCCAGCACCCATCGCTACGCCAGAGTTGATGGCACGCATTCAAACAGAAGTGTTAGAAAGAGCGATCGCCACCTTACGAGCAAAAGGCATTGACTACCGAGGTGTACTGTATGCTGGGTTAATGATTGCACCTAATGGCGACTTGAAGGTTTTGGAATTTAACTGTCGCTTTGGCGATCCCGAAACCCAGGTGATTTTGCCACTGTTAGAAACACCCTTAGAAGAATTGATTCTAGCCTGTGTGCAGCAACGATTAAGTGAATTGCCGCCCATTGCTTGGAAAGGGGGAGCATCTGCTACTGTCGTTGCGGCTTCAGGTGGTTATCCAGGAGTTTATGAGAAAGGCCAGGTGATTACTGGCATTGACAACGCAGAGGCAACAGGAGCAACTGTATTTCATGCAGGTACGAAATTGAACCAGCAACAAGAAATAGTGACAGACGGGGGTCGAGTATTAAATGTAACTGGAATCGGAGAAAATTTTGAGCAAGCGATCGCCCAAGCCTACGCTGCAATCAAATATATTCAGTTTGATGGGATATATTACCGTAAAGATATCGGTCATAGAGTTAAGAGTTAG
- a CDS encoding zinc ribbon domain-containing protein, with amino-acid sequence MATVSCPHCHQLVDNQAISCPYCRTTLKAYGHPGIPLHRATGDGYLCDTCTYHADDTCNFPKRPYAKDCTLYQNIEDTKLESKQQHYTNSFAVTVKTWVKRNQALLLLLGLLLVCFLFVILRP; translated from the coding sequence TTGGCTACTGTATCTTGTCCCCACTGCCATCAACTCGTTGATAATCAAGCTATAAGTTGTCCCTATTGCCGGACGACACTCAAAGCTTACGGTCATCCCGGTATTCCATTGCACCGCGCCACTGGGGACGGGTATCTGTGCGACACCTGCACCTATCACGCTGATGATACTTGCAATTTTCCTAAACGTCCCTACGCCAAAGACTGTACACTCTACCAAAATATTGAAGATACAAAGTTAGAGTCAAAACAGCAGCATTACACTAACAGTTTTGCTGTAACTGTGAAAACTTGGGTAAAACGCAATCAGGCTTTGCTGTTGCTATTAGGTTTATTATTAGTCTGTTTTTTGTTCGTGATATTAAGACCTTGA
- a CDS encoding glycosyltransferase family 2 protein, translating into MPKITVCVPTFNRVHLLPYAIDSVLNQSEQDFELIICDDGSSDRTPELMSQYTDERIKYIRHLQNIGKSNNMRSGFDAASGEYFIKFDDDDRLTPNFLSNTAAILAQDSSIDFVGTDHWIIDINNVRDEEKTQENSHRWGRKNLPAGIVDNLLEVVFIQQSFQVGATLFRCKTLQELGYMQPNMQNCEDNDLFVRLALAGKNGYYLPELLMEYRTHAEQQGINRAIPYLFDKMRYLESYKFDSEQIEAIRKNRLTETQLLLGLRLIEKGETQKGRELVLAGKSFSTPKAWTALGLSLLPVGLRGKAFNALRQVRG; encoded by the coding sequence ATGCCTAAAATTACTGTTTGCGTTCCTACTTTTAATCGCGTTCATCTTCTTCCTTACGCCATTGACAGTGTACTAAATCAGTCTGAGCAAGACTTTGAGCTAATTATTTGTGATGACGGTTCTAGCGATCGCACACCTGAGTTGATGTCACAGTACACAGACGAACGGATTAAATATATCCGTCATCTGCAAAATATTGGTAAAAGTAATAATATGCGCTCTGGTTTTGATGCTGCCAGTGGTGAATATTTTATTAAATTTGATGATGACGATCGGCTAACACCCAATTTTCTGTCAAATACCGCAGCTATTCTTGCTCAAGACTCTAGCATTGATTTTGTTGGTACAGACCATTGGATAATTGATATTAACAATGTCCGGGATGAGGAAAAAACTCAAGAAAATTCTCATCGCTGGGGTAGGAAGAATTTACCAGCAGGTATTGTAGATAATTTGTTGGAAGTTGTATTTATTCAACAAAGCTTTCAAGTTGGGGCGACATTATTTCGCTGTAAGACATTGCAAGAATTAGGATATATGCAGCCAAATATGCAAAATTGTGAGGACAATGATTTATTTGTACGTCTAGCCTTGGCTGGAAAAAATGGTTATTATTTACCTGAATTATTGATGGAATATCGCACTCATGCAGAACAGCAAGGTATCAATCGAGCCATTCCTTATTTATTTGATAAGATGCGATATTTAGAAAGTTATAAATTTGATTCTGAACAAATAGAGGCAATTAGGAAAAATCGTCTAACTGAAACGCAGTTATTATTAGGTTTGCGTTTAATTGAAAAGGGTGAAACACAAAAAGGCAGAGAGCTAGTTTTGGCAGGAAAGTCTTTTTCCACTCCTAAAGCTTGGACTGCTTTAGGTTTATCGTTGTTACCAGTTGGGTTGCGAGGTAAGGCGTTTAACGCACTGCGACAGGTGCGGGGTTAG